The Phaeacidiphilus oryzae TH49 region CGGCTGGCCGGCGGCAGCGACGTCGAGCTGGAGCTCCAGCGGATGAAGGCCGAGCTGTCCGGCGGCCCCTCCGAGGAGCGGCAGGCGCTGGAGAAGGGCACCGAGGGCGCCGGGAGCGGCAACGGGAACGGCAACGGCGCGGCGCAGGCCTCGCAGGCGCAGAGCCAGTCGCCGGCCCCGTCGCAGGAGCCCCAGGACCAGCCGCGTTACGACAAGTGAGGGAGACTCCGATGATCGTCCGGATCATGGGGGAGGGGCAGTTCGAGATCCCCGAGTCCCTCGTCGAGGGGCTGAACAAGCTCGACGACGCGGTGTTCGCGGCGGTCGAGTCCGGCGACGAGGCGGCCTTCCGGTCGAACCTCACCGCGCTGCTGGCGGCGGTCCGGTCCGGCGGCGAGCCGGTGCCGGCGGAGACCCTGGTCCCCTCGGACGCGAGCCTGCCGTACGAGGAGGCCACCCTCGAGGAGGTACGCGCGCTGCTGCGGGACGACGGGCTGATCCCCGGCTGAGCGAGCAGCGAGCAGC contains the following coding sequences:
- the pspAA gene encoding PspA-associated protein PspAA yields the protein MIVRIMGEGQFEIPESLVEGLNKLDDAVFAAVESGDEAAFRSNLTALLAAVRSGGEPVPAETLVPSDASLPYEEATLEEVRALLRDDGLIPG